In Bacteroidales bacterium, one genomic interval encodes:
- a CDS encoding metallophosphoesterase yields the protein MKNSFLIILFVVLPISAISQGIKITHGPYLQAVGENEVTIVWTTDKNAVSWVELAPSGSESFYSEERSPYYQTSNGNRVVGQLHKITISGLEKGTEYRYRIFSKEVLSYEGQHKVLYGNVVSSNVYSRKPFCFTTLDHNKQDISFVVINDIHSRVDDLQALTKDVKYGKTDMVILNGDMVSSMNDEQQFFSGFMDDAVKLFASEVPVFFARGNHETRGKFSVYFPEYFPTNTGKLYYSFRQGPVHFIVLDAGEDKPDSDIEYSGLAQFDAYRTEQQEWLKKELENELFKTAKYRIVVIHIPPLGSDWHGPLDVKKKFLPILDNAGITAMLCGHTHRYAYIDPDQTHDFPILINAHTTGLTIYATQNEMVV from the coding sequence ATGAAAAATAGTTTTCTTATTATTCTTTTCGTAGTCCTTCCTATATCAGCTATTTCCCAAGGTATAAAGATCACTCATGGTCCTTACCTGCAGGCCGTTGGGGAAAATGAGGTCACGATTGTATGGACTACTGATAAAAATGCTGTATCATGGGTTGAGCTGGCACCTTCGGGAAGTGAAAGTTTTTATTCGGAAGAACGTTCTCCATATTATCAGACAAGTAATGGTAACCGTGTAGTGGGACAATTACACAAAATAACCATTTCCGGGTTGGAAAAAGGAACTGAATACCGTTACCGCATATTTTCGAAAGAAGTATTGAGTTATGAAGGACAACACAAGGTACTATACGGCAATGTCGTCTCTTCGAACGTTTATTCACGCAAGCCGTTTTGTTTTACAACGCTCGATCATAACAAGCAAGATATATCTTTTGTTGTGATCAATGATATACACAGTCGTGTAGATGACCTGCAGGCATTGACAAAAGACGTTAAGTACGGGAAAACTGATATGGTGATATTGAATGGAGATATGGTGTCATCCATGAATGATGAACAACAGTTTTTTTCCGGCTTCATGGATGATGCTGTAAAGCTCTTTGCAAGCGAAGTTCCTGTTTTTTTTGCACGTGGAAACCATGAAACGCGCGGAAAATTCAGTGTCTATTTCCCTGAATATTTTCCTACCAATACCGGAAAACTGTATTATTCATTCCGTCAGGGACCTGTTCATTTTATTGTCCTGGATGCCGGGGAAGATAAACCGGATTCGGATATTGAATATTCCGGCCTTGCCCAGTTTGATGCCTATCGTACGGAACAGCAAGAGTGGTTGAAAAAAGAATTGGAAAACGAATTATTCAAAACAGCTAAATACCGGATTGTGGTGATCCATATCCCTCCGCTTGGATCGGATTGGCATGGACCTCTCGATGTGAAAAAGAAATTTCTTCCTATCCTGGATAATGCAGGTATTACAGCCATGTTGTGTGGCCATACCCACCGCTATGCTTATATTGACCCGGATCAAACACATGATTTTCCTATTTTAATTAATGCACATACGACAGGGCTTACCATATATGCCACTCAAAATGAAATGGTTGTAAA
- a CDS encoding M15 family metallopeptidase: MFVHQKEQNPDEEKFLSFFNDSVTKEFLLGKIRPAKDSMFIKVTTLHTERNIYLLRPVYASFIKMFEAAQEDGIQLLITSGHRSFVDQVCEWELKFNNQENIEKFSDDLERAKHVLKYRSMPGTSRHHWGTDIDLNSIKTEYFETEKGQMVYNWLKENAHLYGFYQPYTIQDENRPVGYCEEKWHWSYIPIAGTLLDKYLEMISKDDIKGFRGDKTVGSLDLITNWVCGIDKKLLEKKEDQQNPYQNWQLKLYGHWDDRLQQGNWYYMDTYGNINKIAYESGVVVEEAKNIGLSSGLESLFYEVFQSRFTDRLLSLK, encoded by the coding sequence TTGTTTGTTCATCAAAAAGAACAAAATCCGGATGAAGAAAAGTTTCTGTCTTTTTTTAACGATAGTGTCACCAAAGAATTTTTATTGGGAAAAATAAGACCTGCAAAAGATTCCATGTTTATAAAGGTAACAACGCTTCATACGGAGCGAAACATATATCTTTTACGTCCTGTTTATGCATCTTTTATTAAAATGTTTGAGGCTGCCCAGGAAGATGGGATACAGTTGTTAATCACATCAGGCCATCGATCTTTTGTTGATCAGGTATGCGAGTGGGAGTTAAAATTTAATAACCAGGAAAATATAGAAAAGTTCAGTGATGATCTGGAAAGAGCCAAACATGTTCTGAAATACAGGTCTATGCCAGGGACATCACGTCATCATTGGGGAACGGATATCGATTTAAACAGTATCAAAACTGAATATTTTGAGACAGAAAAGGGACAAATGGTATATAATTGGTTGAAAGAAAATGCTCATTTATATGGCTTTTACCAACCCTATACGATTCAGGATGAGAACAGGCCGGTTGGATATTGTGAAGAAAAATGGCATTGGAGCTATATACCGATTGCAGGTACTTTGCTTGACAAATATCTTGAAATGATTTCCAAAGACGATATCAAAGGATTTAGGGGTGACAAAACAGTAGGGAGTCTGGATTTGATTACCAATTGGGTATGTGGTATTGATAAGAAATTACTAGAAAAAAAAGAAGATCAGCAGAATCCTTATCAGAACTGGCAGTTAAAGCTGTATGGTCATTGGGATGACAGGTTACAACAAGGAAACTGGTATTACATGGATACTTACGGAAATATCAATAAAATTGCTTACGAATCGGGAGTTGTCGTTGAAGAGGCCAAAAATATTGGTTTGTCATCCGGATTGGAAAGTCTTTTTTATGAAGTGTTCCAAAGCAGATTTACCGACCGGTTGTTATCTTTAAAATAA